The stretch of DNA GCTTTACCAATGCGTTCTTCTGGTCACCAAATGGCGATAAACTGGCATATTATCGGTTTGATGAAAGTAAAGTAAAAGAATTTGATATGGTACTTTATGATAGTTTGTATCCTACCTTATATAAATATAAATACCCCAAAGCCGGTGAAGATAATTCGATAATAGGAATTTATGTTTACGATTTAAACTCTGCAAAGACCACAGCAATGGACATTGGTAAAGAAACCGATATTTATATTCCGCGCATAAAATGGACAATGGATAATGATATTCTTGCTATTGAGCGCATGAATCGTTTGCAAAATAAATTTGAAATCCTTTTAGTCAACGCAAAAACAGGGAAATCAAATGTGGTATATAAGGAAGAAAATAAATACTATATCGAAATTACCGATGATCAGCTTACATTTCTGAAAGACGGGAAACACTTTGTAGTTACAAGCGATAAAGATGGGTACAATCATATATACTTGTACAAACTTGACGGAACATTGATAAAGCAGCTTACTTCCGGGAAATGGGATGTTACCGAATTAAAAGGTATTGATGAAAACAAAAAAATAATATATTATATTTCTGCTGAAGAATCACCTATAAACCGAGCACTGTATTCTGTAAAGCTTGATGGCACTGGTAAAATAAAACTTTCAAAGAAAACAGGAACTAATGATGCCCGCTTCAGTGAAACGTATAAATATTTTATCAATGATTGGAGTGATGTTAACACACCTTCTTATATAAGTATAAATAAAGTCGACGGAAAAGAAATCAAAGCGCTGGTTGAAAACAAAGATTTAATAAATCTTACAAAAGAATATGGATTTACTTCTACTGAGTTTTTTACTTTCAAAACTTCTGATGGTGTCGAGCTGAACGGGTGGATGATAAAACCACCTTATTTTGATGCTAATAAAAAATATCCTGTATTGATGAATGTATACGGAGGTCCGGGAGTTCAAACCGTTCAGAACAGTTGGGGGTATTTCGATTTGGCATGGCACCAGATGCTTGCACAAAAAGGTTATATAATTGTTTCGGTTGATAATCGCGGAACAGGGGCGAGGGGAGCCGATTTTAAAAAATGCACCTACGGACAATTAGGTAAACTTGAATCCAACGATCAGATTGAAGCAGCGAAATACCTGGGAACGCTTTCATATGTTGACAAAACACGCATCGGTATTTGGGGCTGGAGTTACGGTGGATACATGACCGCATTGTGTTTAACAAAAGGCGCCGATTATTTTAAAACCGGAATTGCTGTTGCGCCTGTTACCAACTGGCGGTATTACGATAATATTTATACCGAGCGTTACATGGGACTTCCTAAAGATAATGCAAGTGGCTATGATGAAAACTCGCCTGTTAATTTTGCAAAAAAACTGAAAGGGAATTTCCTTTTGATTCACGGTACAGCTGATGATAACGTGCATTTCCAGAATTCAATGATGTTGTCGAATGCTTTAATTAAGGCCAACAAGCAGTTTGATGAATTCTTTTATCCTAATAGAAACCATAATATTTCCGGTGGATATTCACGGTATCACCTTTTTAAAAAGATGACGGATTTTATTTTAGAAAAATTATAAATCATTACGACTTTGTTTTCATTTTGAGAAAGTTCAATGTAAAAAAAACACGAAGTCATTTTTTTATATTAAAATAAATTTATATTTTTGCAATCCAATTAAAAAAAACACATTTAATAACAAAAGAAAGAAAGAATTTAAAAATGATTATTGTTCCAGTAAAAGAAGGCGAAAGCATTGACAAAGTTTTGAAAAAACTTAAACGTAAATTCGAAAAAACCGGAGTTGTTAAAGAATTACGCGAAAGGCAGAAATTTACAAAACCTTCCATAAAAAATAGAGACCAAAGGTTAAAAGCCATATATATTCAGAAACTTCAACAAAGTTTACCTGGCGCATAAGAAAGATATTTTTCTTTTATAAGGAAGAAATATTTGTATTTACTGTCATTATGGTAGTATATGGGATACAAATATTTCTTTTTTTTTGTCCTAAACTCAAGAAATGTCAAGGGAGCGATTTATACAATATATAAAGTTCGAAAAGAGATATTCTGTGAATACGGTTATTTCTTATGAAAACGATTTATCCCAATTTGAATCTTATCTGAATAATGAATTCGGCATAGCCGGGGCATTTAATTCCGATTACCTGCAAATACGCTCATGGCTTGTATCCCTTATGGAAAGTGGCATTACCGCACGCTCCGTTAACCGGAAAATTACTACATTGAAAACCTATTTTAAATTCTTAATCAAAGAAGGTATTATCAAAGAAAACCCAATGGCAAAAATTCTGTCGCCTAAAGTTTCAAAGCGACTTCCTGTTTATGTGGAAAAAGAAAAAATGGATTTATTATTTGATAAAGTAGATTTTGGTGAAGGTTTTTCCGGTTCAAGAAATAAGCTTATTTTTGAAATGTTTTATTTAACAGGTATGCGTTTATCGGAATTGGTGAATTTAACAGAGAATGATATCGATTTAGTTAAAAAAAATGTTAAAGTAATTGGAAAGCGTAATAAGGAACGATTGATACCGTTAAGTAATACATTGGAAAAAGAAATTTCAGAGTATCGAAAATTAAAAAACGAATTACCAGAAAGTTATGAAAGGAAATATTTTTTTATTACAAATAAAGGTAAAAAAATATATCAAAAATTTGTTTACCGGCTGATAAATTATTACCTTAGTGCTGTAACAACGTTGGATAAAAAAAGTCCACATATTTTAAGACATACATTCGCTACTCATATGTTGAATAATGGGGCCGACTTGAATGCAATAAAAGAAATATTGGGGCATGCCAACCTTTCTGCAACGCAGGTATATACTCATAATACAATTGAAAAGTTAAAAAAAGTTTATAAACAATCACATCCAAAAGCTTAAAAAAACAGGAGGATTTATGAAAGTCAAAATTAGTACCATCCACTTTAAAGCGGATAAAAAACTTGAAGATTTCGTTCAGGAAAGATTACAAAAATTATCAGGTATTTATGATGGTGTTATTGGCAGCGATGTAACACTTAAACTTGATAAAAACAGTACCACTGAAAATAAAGTTGCAGAAATCAAACTATTTATAAAAGGAAATGATTTATTTGCAAAAAAACAATGTAAGAGTTTTGAAGAAGCTACCGACACGGCAGTTGATGCTTTGCGTAAACAATTAACCAAATACAAAGAAAAGATTCAAGGACTATAAAAAATAATTAAAATTTATTTAGTTGATAATCAATAAATTAATATTTGAGTAAAAATTATCGAAAAAAAGTTTGGCAAAATTTTTGGTTATTAATAAATGTATTTATACATTTGCAGACCTTTTTAATGGGGTCTGCTTTTTTTATGTCTTTTATCAGGCAGTACAGTAACCTCAAGTTCTTAAGGGTAATGCCGATGTAGCTCAGTTGGCCAGAGCAGCTGATTTGTAATCAGCTGGTCGGGGGTTCGAATCCCTCCATCGGCTCAAAGTTCTTTTAAATTCTGATTTATGCGGGGAGGTACCAGAGTGGTCAAATGGGGCAGACTGTAAATCTGTTGGCGACGCCTTCGGAGGTTCGAATCCTCCCCTCCCCACGCTAATGTTTATGCGGAAGTAGCTCATTTGGTAGAGCGGTAGCCTTCCAAGCTACAGGTGGCGGGTTCGAGCCCCGTCTTCCGCTCATGACAGGCCGGTGTAGCTCAGGGGTAGAGCACTTCCTTGGTAAGGAAGGGGTCATGAGTTCAAATCTCATCATTGGCTCAAAAAATAAAAATAAAAACTCAGGTAATTAAATAAAATTTAAAACTCTAATATCAAATCTATATGGCAAAAGAAAAATACGATCGTTCCAAACCACACGTGAACGTAGGTACAATTGGTCACATTGACCACGGTAAAACTACTTTAACTGCAGCTATTACTTTGATTCTTGCTGAAAAGGGATTATCAGAGTACAGGTCATTCGACTCTATTGACAATGCTCCAGAAGAAAAAGAAAGAGGTATTACCATCAATACCGCTCATGTTGAATATTCAACATCAAAAAGGCATTACGCTCACGTTGACTGCCCCGGACATGCTGACTATATTAAGAATATGGTTACCGGTGCTGCTCAAATGGACGGTGCGATATTAGTTGTTGCTGCAACTGATGGTCCTATGCCACAAACTCGTGAACATATTCTTCTTGCATATCAGGTTGGTGTTCCTAAAATGGTTGTATTTATGAATAAATGCGACATGGTTGACGATCCTGAATTATTAGACTTGGTTGAAATTGAAGTAAGAGATCTTCTGACTTTCTATAAATTCGACGGTGCAAATACTCCGGTTATCCGTGGTTCTGCTCTTGGTGCTTTGAATAAAGAACCAAAATGGGTTGATAAATTAATGGAATTGATGGATGCTGTTGATAGTTATATTCCTCTTCCTGTACGTGACGTGGAAAAAGAATTCTTAATGCCAGTTGAAGACGTTTTCTCAATTACAGGTCGTGGTACTGTTGCAACAGGAAAGATTGAAACAGGTGTTATCAATTCAAGTGATCCTGTTGATATTATTGGTATGGGTGCAGAAAAACTGAAATCAGTTGTTACAGGAGTTGAAATGTTCCGTAAGATTCTTGATAGAGGTGAAGCTGGAGACAATGTAGGTTTATTATTAAGAGGTATTGACAAAGACGAAATCCGCAGGGGTATGGTTATTGCAAAACCGGGTTCAATTAAACCTCACAAGAAATTTAAAGCAGAAATTTACGTATTAAAGAAAGAAGAAGGCGGACGTCATACTCCATTCCATAATAAATACCGTCCTCAGTTCTATTTCAGAACTACCGATGTTACTGGTGAAATAGTTCTTCCAGAAGGTATGGAAATGGTAATGCCTGGCGATAACCTTACTATTACAGTTGAACTGATTGCTGAAATCGCAATGAACCTGAATTTACGTTTTGCAATTCGTGAAGGTGGCAGAACAGTAGGGGCAGGACAGGTTACTGAAATTTTAGATTAATACAGATATTAATAAAAAGTTGATAGGGTATTTCGGTTTTTCCGGAATACCTTTCTCTGCTAAAATAAAAAGGTATACGGGTGTAGCTCAATTGGTAGAGTAGCGGTCTCCAAAACCGTTGGTTGGGAGTTCGAGTCTCTCCACCCGTGCAAGTAAATAATATAAGTAAGAATGAAAAAAATAATAGGTTATATAAAGGAAACTTACGATGAATTGTTACACAAAGTTTCCTGGCCCTCTTGGAGTGATTTACAAAGTAGTGCAATTGTTGTGTCTATTGCTTCCCTAATCATTGCCCTTGTGGTATATTTGATGGATGCTTCATTTAGTACTATATTGAAACAGTTTTACAAATTGTTTTAATGAAGTGTAATATGCTGAAAAATAATCTATTTTTTTATAAATAAATCAACACTTTTCAATCTGCAGCGTAATATGAGCGAACAGGAACCTAAAAAGTGGTATGTGGTGCGTGCTATCAGCGGGAATGAAAAAAAGGTGAAGCAGTATATCGAGAATGAGATAAACCGTTTAAACCTTAGTGAATATGTTTCCCATGTACTCATCCCTACTGAAAAAGTATATCAGATCAGGAAAGGAAAAAAAGTTAGCAAAGAGCGAAACTATTTTCCCGGATATGTTCTGATTGAAGCTATTCTCACAGGGGAAATTCCACATATCATTAAAAATGTACCCGGGGTTATTGGATTTCTCGGGTCAAAAGGGGAACCTGTACCAATGCGTCCTTCAGAAGTGAACAGGATTCTCGGTAAAGTGGATGAACTTTCTTTGAAAGAAGAAGAATTAAATGTTCCATTCATTGTTGGAGAAACAGTTACTGTAACTGACGGACCATTTAATAGTTTTAGCGGAGTTATTGAAGAAATCAATGAAGAAAAGAAAAAGCTGAAAGTTATGGTTAAAATTTTTGGCAGGAAAACTCCACTGGAATTAAGCTTTATGCAAGTTGAAAAAGAATAATTAACAGCCATCCCGTAAGGGATCAAAATCAAAAACAGATTAAAAATGGCAAAAGAAGTTAGCGGATTAATTAAACTACAAATCAAAGGTGGT from Bacteroidales bacterium encodes:
- a CDS encoding S9 family peptidase, yielding MKKIFLIFLIVTGCLSLNAQGIKKDITLEDIWQNYIFYPQSLGDVVHMKDGEHYCMLENDIMINEYEYKTGDKIKTIVSTDQLIPGGGKEGIAIDDYKFSDDETKILIATNTEDIYRHSSISDYYIWDIKTEKLSKLSNGGKQRLAAFSPSGNKVAFVRDNNLFIKDLNSNKENQITSDGLLNNIIYGTTDWVYEEEFSFTNAFFWSPNGDKLAYYRFDESKVKEFDMVLYDSLYPTLYKYKYPKAGEDNSIIGIYVYDLNSAKTTAMDIGKETDIYIPRIKWTMDNDILAIERMNRLQNKFEILLVNAKTGKSNVVYKEENKYYIEITDDQLTFLKDGKHFVVTSDKDGYNHIYLYKLDGTLIKQLTSGKWDVTELKGIDENKKIIYYISAEESPINRALYSVKLDGTGKIKLSKKTGTNDARFSETYKYFINDWSDVNTPSYISINKVDGKEIKALVENKDLINLTKEYGFTSTEFFTFKTSDGVELNGWMIKPPYFDANKKYPVLMNVYGGPGVQTVQNSWGYFDLAWHQMLAQKGYIIVSVDNRGTGARGADFKKCTYGQLGKLESNDQIEAAKYLGTLSYVDKTRIGIWGWSYGGYMTALCLTKGADYFKTGIAVAPVTNWRYYDNIYTERYMGLPKDNASGYDENSPVNFAKKLKGNFLLIHGTADDNVHFQNSMMLSNALIKANKQFDEFFYPNRNHNISGGYSRYHLFKKMTDFILEKL
- the raiA gene encoding ribosome-associated translation inhibitor RaiA; the protein is MKVKISTIHFKADKKLEDFVQERLQKLSGIYDGVIGSDVTLKLDKNSTTENKVAEIKLFIKGNDLFAKKQCKSFEEATDTAVDALRKQLTKYKEKIQGL
- the tuf gene encoding elongation factor Tu; protein product: MAKEKYDRSKPHVNVGTIGHIDHGKTTLTAAITLILAEKGLSEYRSFDSIDNAPEEKERGITINTAHVEYSTSKRHYAHVDCPGHADYIKNMVTGAAQMDGAILVVAATDGPMPQTREHILLAYQVGVPKMVVFMNKCDMVDDPELLDLVEIEVRDLLTFYKFDGANTPVIRGSALGALNKEPKWVDKLMELMDAVDSYIPLPVRDVEKEFLMPVEDVFSITGRGTVATGKIETGVINSSDPVDIIGMGAEKLKSVVTGVEMFRKILDRGEAGDNVGLLLRGIDKDEIRRGMVIAKPGSIKPHKKFKAEIYVLKKEEGGRHTPFHNKYRPQFYFRTTDVTGEIVLPEGMEMVMPGDNLTITVELIAEIAMNLNLRFAIREGGRTVGAGQVTEILD
- the rpsU gene encoding 30S ribosomal protein S21 — encoded protein: MIIVPVKEGESIDKVLKKLKRKFEKTGVVKELRERQKFTKPSIKNRDQRLKAIYIQKLQQSLPGA
- the nusG gene encoding transcription termination/antitermination protein NusG — its product is MSEQEPKKWYVVRAISGNEKKVKQYIENEINRLNLSEYVSHVLIPTEKVYQIRKGKKVSKERNYFPGYVLIEAILTGEIPHIIKNVPGVIGFLGSKGEPVPMRPSEVNRILGKVDELSLKEEELNVPFIVGETVTVTDGPFNSFSGVIEEINEEKKKLKVMVKIFGRKTPLELSFMQVEKE
- the secE gene encoding preprotein translocase subunit SecE, which gives rise to MKKIIGYIKETYDELLHKVSWPSWSDLQSSAIVVSIASLIIALVVYLMDASFSTILKQFYKLF
- a CDS encoding tyrosine-type recombinase/integrase encodes the protein MSRERFIQYIKFEKRYSVNTVISYENDLSQFESYLNNEFGIAGAFNSDYLQIRSWLVSLMESGITARSVNRKITTLKTYFKFLIKEGIIKENPMAKILSPKVSKRLPVYVEKEKMDLLFDKVDFGEGFSGSRNKLIFEMFYLTGMRLSELVNLTENDIDLVKKNVKVIGKRNKERLIPLSNTLEKEISEYRKLKNELPESYERKYFFITNKGKKIYQKFVYRLINYYLSAVTTLDKKSPHILRHTFATHMLNNGADLNAIKEILGHANLSATQVYTHNTIEKLKKVYKQSHPKA